The window GCTTTATACAACCATCCGGGAACTGTTTAGAACTTTAAAAGTGTGATTCTGAGAACCAATCAAGATTTTTCGCACTAATAAATTCGTAAAAAATCAGTTTTCTTCGCTCAGAACCATTTTGTGGATGCTGTTATTGCCCGGCTAAAAATCTAAAACTCGTGCTTATGCACTCAAACAGTTAGATTTTCTTAACGCCGTTCACTACCAGCATCTTTTTCCCAAAATGCTTAAATTACTTGCGTGATTCTTCGAATTCGCTATGAAAAGACTTTTTACGAACTTGTCAAACAATGAGTGAAATTTCTTTTGCCCTTGACTCAGAACTATTTTTCTTCTATACTTCCTTACCAAACAGTAAGATAAAACAAGTATTTAGAGAAGATAAAAATGGGCAGAACACGCACTATTCATTTAGCACACAGAGAAGCAGCTTTCCCATGCGTGCTGAAATTTGCCAACTTTCGCCTTTATGCCTTTGTTACCTTATTTGTAGCAATGGACGTGGCGATACCATGGCTTTGCCACTGTATTCACCCTTTAGCCGGCCCTACATTTCTTCCCATGTTTTTCTTCATTTTGTTGGCCGGACTTTTATTTGGCTGGCGTGCGGGCATTATGGTCGGAATTCTCACACCGCTTGTAAGTTACGGTTTCTCAGGAATGCCCTTCCTGGAACGGCTTCCCACAATCGTCATCGAGGCTTCATTCTACGGACTGTCAGCGGGTCTTTTCCGTGAGCGGTTCAAACTGAACGTTTTTTGGTCACTCCTTGGAGCAATGGTTGTTGGGAGATTAGCTGCTGCATTAGCCTTATTAATAATGCATTGGTCAGGTGACTCAAATTCCCCTGTTTTAGTATGGCAGGCAATAAAGCAGGGGTGGCCCGGAATTGCAATACAGCTGGTCTTTCTACCCACAATCTCCATAGTTTTAGAGAAAATCTCTTCAACATCCGGACATCATGAATGATCTCTTTAAGTCATTTCTAAAAAGCGACGATACACTCTGGGTCTTAAAAGCTAACATCTCGATCTTTCAATCCAAAAAAAAGG is drawn from Syntrophales bacterium and contains these coding sequences:
- a CDS encoding ECF transporter S component, whose protein sequence is MGRTRTIHLAHREAAFPCVLKFANFRLYAFVTLFVAMDVAIPWLCHCIHPLAGPTFLPMFFFILLAGLLFGWRAGIMVGILTPLVSYGFSGMPFLERLPTIVIEASFYGLSAGLFRERFKLNVFWSLLGAMVVGRLAAALALLIMHWSGDSNSPVLVWQAIKQGWPGIAIQLVFLPTISIVLEKISSTSGHHE